From Oryza sativa Japonica Group chromosome 4, ASM3414082v1, one genomic window encodes:
- the LOC4336551 gene encoding uncharacterized protein encodes MASSSPTNAAAAARRVPPPCWTPDETLALARAYTARRLAVGRAHLTSADWAAVADAATPTKTARQCRHKVEKLRRRLRSKRRRPCPLLDAIDLLDGPSPSASPSQSPSPPPPASPPPLPPAPSSPPPKKRRLPDGDADADAEDDGESDVVKALRAIGEGFLRAEQRRMEAARKTQQMRMEMALRHLDSQRRLMEALVDRIIDSLE; translated from the coding sequence ATGGCTTCTTCTTCCCCCACcaacgccgcggccgccgcccgccgcgtgccgccgccgtgctggaCCCCCGACGAGACCCTcgcgctcgcccgcgcctaCACCGCGCGACGCCTCGCGGTGGGACGGGCGCACCTGACCTCCGCCGACTGggcggccgtcgccgacgcGGCCACCCCGACCAAGACCGCGCGCCAGTGCCGCCACAAGGTCGAgaagctccgccgccgcctccgatctaagcgccgccgcccctgcccGCTCCTCGACGCGATCGATCTCCTCGACGGGCCTTCCCCTTCCGCGTCCCCGTCGCAatccccctccccgccgccgccagcctcgccgccgcctcttcctcccgctccctcctccccgcctcccAAGAAGAGGAGGCTGCCTGATGGCGATGCCGATGCCGATGCGGAGGATGACGGGGAGAGCGACGTGGTGAAGGCGCTGAGGGCGATCGGGGAGGGTTTCCTGCGGGCGGAGCAGAGGCggatggaggcggcgaggaagacGCAGCAGATGCGCATGGAGATGGCACTCCGGCACCTCGATTCGCAGCGGAGGCTCATGGAAGCGCtcgtcgaccgcatcattgactCCCTAGAGTAA
- the LOC4336552 gene encoding cationic amino acid transporter 6, chloroplastic has translation MAALRDVLLSIAQTPHRLRRRALVTWTPAQETSEVRDRSGARMKRRLEWYDLVGLGVGGMLGAGVFVTTGRVARDTAGPAVFASYVIAGVSALLSSFCYAEFSVRVPAAGGAFSYLRVTFGELVGFFGGANILMEYVLSNAAVARSFTDYLASTCGITEPDAWRIQVDGIAKGYNALDFPAVALILVLTLCLCYSTKESAMLNMVITVFHLLFFVFIILAGLWNGSARNLVSPHGLAPYGVRGVLDGAAIVYFSYIGYDSASTMAEEIRDPARALPVGIAGSVLVVSALYCLMSLALCAMLPYTEIAESAPFSAVFREKAGWEWAGSVVGAGASLGIVASLLVAMLGQARYLCVIARARLVPAWLAKVHPSTGTPMNATIFLGLCTASIALFTELQVVFEMISIGTLLVFYLVANALIYHRYAKLGANRSLHVLLFLLILTLSSLGFSLSRRIHGQCRWGMALFGATSVTITAMFHCAVRRDMPEPPSEWMVPLMPWPAAASVFLNVFLMTTLKVMSFQRFGLWSFVIIVFYVCYGVHSTYSAEENEAVNAMIHHANMDIS, from the exons ATGGCGGCGCTGCGTGACGTGCTGCTGTCGATCGCGCAGACGCCgcaccggctgcggcggcgggcgctggTGACGTGGACGCCGGCGCAGGAGACGAGCGAGGTGAGGGACAGGTCGGGGGCGCGGATGAAGCGGCGGCTGGAGTGGTACGACCTCGTGgggctcggcgtcggcgggatGCTGGGCGCCGGCGTCTTCGTCACCACCGGCCGCGTCGCGCGCGACACCGCCGGCCCCGCCGTGTTCGCCTCCTACGTCATCGCCGGCGTCTCCgcgctcctctcctccttctgcTACGCCGAGTTCTCCGTCcgcgtccccgccgccggcggcgccttcAGCTACCTCCGCGTAACGTTCG GTGAGCTGGTGGGGTTCTTCGGGGGAGCCAACATCCTGATGGAGTACGTGCTGTCgaacgcggcggtggcgaggagctTCACGGACTACCTGGCCTCGACGTGCGGGATCACGGAGCCGGACGCGTGGAGGATCCAGGTCGACGGCATCGCCAAGGGCTACAACGCGCTCGACTTCCCGGCCGTCGCGCTCATCCTTGTCCTAACTCTCTGCTTGTGCTACAG CACCAAGGAGAGCGCGATGCTGAACATGGTGATCACGGTGTTCCACCTGCTCTTCTTCGTGTTCATCATCCTGGCCGGCCTGTGGAACGGCAGCGCGCGGAACCTGGTGTCGCCGCACGGCCTGGCGCCCTACGGCGTCCGCGGCGtcctcgacggcgccgccatCGTCTACTTCAGCTACATCGGCTACGACTCGGCGTCCACCATGGCCGAGGAAATCCGCGACCCCGCCCGCGCCCTCCCCGTCGGCATCGCCGGCTCAGTCCTCGTCGTCTCCGCGCTCTACTGCCTCATGTCCCTCGCCCTCTGCGCCATGCTTCCCTACACCGAG ATAGCGGAGAGCGCGCCGTTCTCGGCGGTGTTCAGGGAGAAGGCGGGGTGGGAGTGGGCGGGGAGCGTCGTCGGGGCCGGGGCGAGCCTGGGGATCGTGGCGTCGCTGCTGGTGGCGATGCTGGGGCAGGCGAGGTACCTGTGCGTCATCGCCAGAGCGCGGCTGGTGCCGGCGTGGCTGGCCAAGGTGCACCCTTCCACCGGCACTCCTATGAACGCCACCATCTTTCTAG GATTGTGCACAGCATCAATCGCACTCTTCACAGAGCTGCAGGTAGTGTTCGAGATGATATCAATCGGAACACTCCTGGTCTTCTACCTGGTCGCCAACGCGCTCATCTACCACCGATACGCGAAGCTGGGTGCCAACCGATCTCTGCATGTCCTCCTCTTCCTGCTCATCCTTACACTGAGCTCCCTTGGCTTCTCCCTCTCGAGGAGGATCCATGGGCAATGCCGATGGGGAATGGCTTTGTTCGGCGCCACCTCCGTGACGATTACCGCCATGTTCCACTGCGCGGTACGGCGAGACATGCCAGAGCCACCATCAGAGTGGATGGTCCCTCTGATGCCATGGCCGGCGGCTGCATCCGTCTTCCTGAATGTGTTCCTGATGACCACTCTCAAGGTGATGTCATTTCAGAGGTTTGGCCTCTGGAGCTTTGTGATCATAGTCTTCTATGTCTGCTATGGGGTGCACTCCACATACTCTGCAGAAGAAAATGAGGCTGTCAATGCTATGATTCATCATGCCAATATGGACATATCTTAG